AAAAATAGCCTACTTTTAATTGGGTTTCAGGCAGTTTATGAAGCGATTGCAGCCGGAAAAACAATCGAAAAACTCTGGATAAAAAATGATTTAGCCAGTGAACACTGGAAAAATCTAAAACCGCTATTGCAGGAGCACCAAATCCGTTGGCAGGCCGTTCCTATAGAAAAGTTGAATCAACTTACCCGAAAGGCTTCTCATCAAGGAATTGTAGCCCTAATTAGCCAAATTACGTATGTTTCTTTTGAGGATACAATTCAAAATCTGCTTGAGGCAAAAAAAAATCCATTTATAGCTTTATTAGACGGTATTACTGACGTGCGGAATGTGGGAGCTATTGCCAGAACCTGTTTAGGATTGGGAGTAGATTTATTGGTATTGCCTCAGCAGTATGCTGTTACCATCACATCAGATGCCATAAAAACTTCTTCCGGAGCGTTATTGCATTTACCCATAGCGCGGGTTTCCCATATCCTTGACGCAGTATATTATCTAAAACAAACCGGAATTCAGGTCGTAGCTATATCCGAAAAAGGTAAAAATCAATACTTTGACCAAAGTTATACTGTGCCTACAGCGATTATTTTGGGATCTGAAGAAAAAGGAATTTCTGGGCGAGTTTTGGCAGAATCGAATTTAGTTGTCAAAATTCCCATGAACCACAAAATAGCCTCCTTAAACGTTTCGGTTGCAGCCGGTATCATAATTGCAGAAATATCCCGACAAAGAATAACTATTCAATCTGAATTTTAACTAAATTGTATAGTTTTTAACCCCAAAATAATCACTATAATTCATTGATAATCAGCTAAAAAATATAATTTTCAACATATAGTAAAAAAACACTTTTGTTTCGCATAAATTATAATAAAATGTTAATTTCGCGAAAAATTTAGCTATGCGGGCATTGCACCAACTTGTTCAATCTTTATCCAAGGAGGAAAAACGCCTTTATACAGTCCATGGCCGTCAGTCCAATATCCGTAAGATATATCAAAACTATCTGAAGATGGAGGAGTTTTCTCGCACCACAGATAAGCAGATATATGAAGAGGACTTCTCAAACTTCTCAAAGGCATACTATTCTCTGTTAAAACGAGATTTATTAGATGATGTATTAGCTGTGTTGTTAGAATATTCTAACCAAGATAATCCTGATTACAAATTCATTCGGCTGTATTCAAAAACCCGACTATTGGTTTTGAGAGGGCACGGAGAAGCCGTAGAAATGTACATAGAAGAATTAACAACCTTAGCCGAAGAACTAAATGTACCCGAATTTCAGCTTTTAATAGCGCATTTACAAAGAGAGTTGGTGCTATTTAATCCCAAAATGACTTTGGAGCGCTGGGAAAAAATCGTTACCGAAGAAGATAAATCTAAGGCTACTTTAAGCCAAATCAACCCAATCTCACGGATAGAAATTGCATTTAAACTATTACAAAATAACCCGGAAGGGAACGAGCCGGAAGTCATTCGCTCTCAGGCACAAAGCTATCATAATCAGCTAAAAACGATAATCAGCCAGTCAAAAGATAGTGAACAACTGTTTGATTGTACCGAGCTTGAGCTACTGTATCTACAAATAACCCGGCAGTATGAGGTGCTGCACCAAAGAGCATTATCTTTATACAAAGAATGGGAAAAACATTCATTATCAGATATTCACCGTATTCGTGCCTTATCTTGGTTAATGCAAGCATCTTTGCGGGTAGGAGATTTTTTGCAACTGCAAGGCCTTATTTACAAAATATCCAGAGAGCTTTCCCAACTTGATGCCGAAACATTACCTTACCTTAACGAATACCGCGAAATAGCGGCATTGTATTATTTCTACGAAAACGAATTAACCGCTGCCACTAAAGAATTAGAGGCTATCTTAAGCCAACCCAAACTATCTTCAAGCAGTTTACAGCGTATTCTCATTTACTACGCAGTTGTTACCCTAACGGCGAGTTTACCCAATCTCGCAGAACAAGCTATACAGCGTTTTCGCCAAGAATTTCCGGAAACCCACCTACATTGGTTATTAGCCATCTTTGAAGTTCTGATTAAAATTGACCAAAATACCAGTAAAGAAAAAATCACCAAAATGGTTGATACCATTCAGGTACGGCTAAAACAAGTAGATAACCAAAAAAATACCCGAAGCTATCGGGCTTCCATTAAATTGATAGGTTTATTTTTAGATAAAAAAAATCTACCTGTTACCAAGCCCATTTCAGTTTTACCGGAAGATTGGGAACCTATTATCCGTGTAGATCTCTGGATATTAGCCAAAAAGAAGAATAAGTTTTATCACGAACTTATCTCACAGACATGGCAACAGCGCAAAAAGGTTTATTAGCCGTTTTAGTTAGTATTTTATTGCTAACGGCGTGTGTTGGTTCTCGAAATGTAACCGGCTACCGTCCGCAATTACTCAATATTTCTGGATATACAGCCACAGATTCCGCTATTGTTGCAATCATAGCTCCGTATCACGCCCAATTATCTACCCAGATGAGCCGAGTTATTGGTGAAAGTGCTAAAGAAATGGCCAGAGAAAAAGTAGAATCTGCACTCGGTAACTTTGTCGCAGATTTATTTCTGCAAGAAGCCTCTCAAACTTTCCATATATCAGCAGATGCCAGTTTGCTCACTATTGGCGGCTTACGTGCTCCTTTGCCTAAAGGAAAAATTACCGTAGGAGACATATTCGAACTTTCTCCTTTTGAAAACGAAATGGTGTTGCTTTCCATCAACGGAAAAATATTGCAGCAGATTTTAGATATTCTGGCTACAGACCAAAAAGCCGCAGTAGGAAACATCCGCTTCATAATCCAAAACCAGCGAGCAGTCAATATCACCGTTAATGGCTTTCCGTTAGAAGAACAGCAAACTTACCAAATTATTACCTACGACTACCTTGCTAACGGCGGCGATAAATTATCACCGCTCATAGAAGCCGAAAAACGTCAAAACTTAGGAATTACAGTACGCGACTTAATAATCCGCCACATCGAAAGACTACAGCAGGAAGGAAAAAAAATTGATGCTAACTTAGACGGTCGTGTACAAATCCGATAAATTAAGCCAGTATTTATACTGAATAATTCCTAAAAAATCTACCCTATAAAACCAACTCACCCAAGCCCAATTTTACTTAAACTTGCGAAATCAATTTGTATTAAATCTAAATGAGTTTAGTTGTTGTTGGTTCTGTAGCCTTTGACGCTATTGAGACACCTTACGGTAAAACCGATAAAATCATCGGTGGAGCTGCTACGTTTATTTGTTTTTCTGCCTCAACGTTTTTGCGCCCAATTGGTTTAGTAAGCGTTGTAGGGGGAGATTATCCTCAAAGTGCCTTAGATATGTTTCGAGAAAAAGGCGTTGATTTAGTAGGCTTAGAAATTAAACCACAAGAAAAATCTTTTTTTTGGTCAGGAAAATATAATACTGACCTAAACACCCGCGAAACCTTAGCTACTGAACTAAACGTCTTAGCTACATTTCAGCCTAAAGTTCCTGAAACTCACCAGAATAGCGATTTTTTGATGCTGGGAAACCTCACACCGGATATACAACGCAGCGTTATTCATCAGATGAAAAAACGCCCCAAGCTAATTGTGATGGATACAATGAACTTTTGGATGGATATTGCCTTAGATTCTCTGCTCCAAACGATACGAGAAGTGGATGTATTGACGATTAATGATGAAGAGGCGCGCCAACTTTCCGGTGAATATTCATTAAAAAAGGCAGCCCGTAAGATATTATCTATGGGTCCTAAATATCTGATTATCAAGAAGGGAGAGCACGGCGCATTGTTGTTTCATGAAAACGGCTTATTTTATGCTCCGGCACTTCCGATAGAAGACGTTTTTGACCCAACCGGTGCTGGGGATACTTTTGCCGGCGGCTTTATCGGGTGGTTAGCCAAAACGGGAGATTTGAGCTTTGAAAACTTCAAGCGTGCGGTTATCTATGGTTCTGCCCTCGCAAGTTTCTGTGTAGAACAATTTGGTACTCAGCGGTTAGAAACCCTAACCCAGCCGGAAGTCGTGCAACGTGCCCAAGAATTTGCAAACCTCGTTCAGTTTAATCTATAAAAATGCCAAAATCACTCGAAAAAATCGAAACAAAGGCACCCAAAGACCTCAACAAAGCGGAAACTAAGGCCGAAACAACCAAGTTAGCGCAGGAATTAGGAGAGCTCCAAGCGGTTTTGTATGCTATGCAAAAACATAGCTTACTCATTGTGCTGCAAGGCTTAGATGCCTCCGGAAAAGACGGTGCCGTTAAAGAAGTATTTGCCGGAATAAACCCAATGGGCTGCTTAGTTACACCATTTAAAAAACCAACCGAAGAAGAACTAAGCCACGACTTCCTATGGCGCGTACATAAACACACACCGGCACGCGGTATGATTCAAATTTTCAATAGATCGCATTATGAAGATGTACTCATAACCCGTGTTCATGGCTGGATTGACAACGAAACTACCAAAAAGAGGTTTCAATACATCAATTCTTTTGAAGAACTTTTGCAGGAAAGAGATACGCATATTTTGAAGTTTTATCTACATATCTCTCACGAAGAGCAGGCGCAGCGCTTTGAAGAACGCTTAGTAAACCCCGAAAAACGCTGGAAATACCGCCCCGAAGACCTCCTTGAATCCAAACATTGGGATAAATACCGAGAATGCTACGAAGAGATTTTTGAAAAATGCTCTCCGGAGATTCCGTGGCATATCGTACCTTCAGACCAAAATTGGTATAAAGAATACTATATCGCTAAAACAATCGTAGAGAAGCTACGGTCGTTGAAGTTAGAATACCCTGTGATGTAGCTTAGCTCTTGGGCTTACGCTTGTATTGGCAGCAAGTGTGTAAGTTCTTGTAGCTTTCTTCATCTCCATAATACAGTTCTGTGTCGTATCCGGATTTTGCAACTGCTTGTTGTACTTTTTCCGGTGAGGTTACAGAATTGTGGTAAATTACGTGCATTTTGTGCGTTCCTTTATTCCATACGGCAGACTTTACACCCTCTATTCGTGCAGCCTTTTCGATGGTTTTTTTACACATATTACAGTTTCCCCAAACCTCAAATGTCGTTTCCGACCGGTCAGCGTTCTTGGACTGCTTGTCCTTTTGAGCAAACGTAGCCAAGACCACCGAAAAACTTAATAGCATTGAAATAAGTAGTTTCATAATTTTTCTAAAATCAGTACAAAAATACACATTTAAAAGTTGCATAAGTTCTAAACCTCAAAGGCTTAGTATAAATTTTATCCTTTTAAAAATAAGTTTAGTTACCTTTGCGGCGGCAAGCTACATTTTGCAGTAGCTTCAAAAATAGCTGTGGAAATTGTTAAAGAATTAAGTCAGGAAAGGACTTCGGATATTCCTGAGAATAATGTAATTCACCAGCGGTCTATGTTTGCTTATGAGCACGCGAAGTCGCTGATAGCGGGCAAAGATGCGCTGGATTTAGGTTGTGGCCTTGCTTATGGAACATCTTTAATGGCTGAAAATGCCAAAACCTTAATCGGCTTAGATTATGATTCCGAAGTAGTTCGGCATAATTCAGCCAAATATGCTTCTATATCGCAGCTTTCATTTAAAGCTGCACCGGTTCCGCCAATACCTTTTCCGGATAATACCTTTGATTTTGTAACTTCATTTCAGTTTATAGAGCATTTACATGAAAGACTAAAATTGATACAAGAAATAAAACGGGTCTTAAAACCGGGTGGCATGATGATGCTGACAACGCCCAACATTCTAAAAAGCAATGCTCGAAACCCGTTTCATGTGCATGAATATACCTTTGCAGAAATGAGACAAGAAGTGGCTTCTGTATTTAATGAATTTACACTCAAAGGATTAAAAGGAAATGAAAAAATAAATCGTTATATGGAAGAAAATGGCAAATGGGTTCGTCAGATTTTACAATTTGATATTTTGGGTTTGCATAAGCGGATTCCTGCTTCATGGCTCATTGTCCCCTACAACTTTATGACCCGGCTTATGCGTAAAAAACTGGCTACTCAAAATACAGATACAGCCCAAATCACAACAGCCGATTATTTTCTTAGTGAAAACCAATTAGATACCGCTTACGATATTTACGTTTTTGCAAGCAAATGAGCCAACTTATAGAAAATATCATCTTTGATTTAGGGGGCGTATTATATGCCGTAGATTACCAGCGTACCCGCGATTACTTCGCTCCGTATGCGTTATATACCCAAACTGCTCAATCTCCAGTTTTTGACCTCTTTGAAACCGGACAATTATCTGAAAATGAATTTACTAAGAGGCTACAGCAGGAGTATAACTTACCCTTTTCTGCCGATAAAATTATTGACGGCTGGAATGCAATGCTGCTTGGGCTAATCCCTGAAAGAATTGATATTATAAAGAAATTACGGCAGAAATACCGGCTCTTTTTGCTCAGTAACACCAACGAAATCCATTATCGGTTCATTTTTGAGGAATGTAACCCGCTGTTTAACTTATTTGAACGGTGTTATTTTTCCCACCATCTTCAGCTCCGAAAGCCAAATGCTGAAATTTTTGAGTATGTTTTGCAGGAGAATAATTTATCGAGAAGCAACACGCTGTTTATTGATGATTCTCCGCAGCATATCGAGGCAGCTCGCACCTTAAATTTGCATACACATTTTTTTCAACAAGAATCTGATTTTCTGGCACTTATGAATCAGCTTAATACAGCCAAAAACATCGTTACTTAGCGTTTAGCAGTTTTGTATTTACCAAGAAACTACGGTCGTAAACAGAAATTTTATTAAGGGCTTCTAAGGGCAGCAAAATAGTTTGCTTGGCAGGCGTTGGGAAAATCCGTTTAACGTGGTCTGTTCCCCAAGAAATATCTACCGGCATATCAAATTCAGAAACGTCTGCTATCCAATAAAAGGTTAGTTCACAATAGTCTTTTTTCTTTTTAGTACCGTATGCCAAAACCGGCAAGTATTTGTATTTGAGAAATTGGCTGAAAACTTTGGTTAAGTCTTTTTTTAATTGGTTATTAAAAAAACGGATAACTTGTTCTGTGTTTGTGTTTGAGTATTTGAATTGTTCGCAAAATAGTTTGATGGTTGCAAACCAGAGAGAATCATTTTTGATAATGTTTCGGATGGTATGCAGCATCCAAGCTCCTTTGTAATACATATCAGCACTTTTCCATGCGTCGTAGTTAATGCCGGGCGGCCCTAAGATAGGTTCTGTATTTTCAATCATTAGCCGTTCACTCAGTAGGTAATCAACTGATTCCTCATAACCTTTGGTGCATTCCATAAATAAAGCCTCGCTATAAGTAGTAAAGGATTCGTGTATCCACATATCACAATTATCCTGCATAGAGATGCTATTTCCGAACCATTCGTGGCCGCTTTCATGGATTATGATATAGTCAAAGCCCCAATAGTTATTTTTAAATTTATTTCCATAGGCGATAGCTGTTTGATGCTCCATTCCCCAGTAGGGTGTTTCTACGAGGCAATATCCGTCTCGCCAAAATGGATATTCGCCAAAATACTTTTCAAAGCAACGAAGCATCGTCTTAACTTGCTGGAAGTGATTTTTAGCTTTTTCTAAATTTTCAGGAAGCACGTAGTAATCAAGTTGTTTAACCCCAGATGTATTCCAAAAAGTATCTGAAAAATGTTCATAATAAGCGATATTCAGGCTTACGCTATAGCTATTAATTGGGTAACTTACAAACCATTCAAATTCGGTTAGGTTATTTTCTACATACAAGACAGAGCGTAGCACACCATTAGAAACAGCCGTTATTCCGTTTGGGACACGTATTGTAATTCTTTGGCTATCAGGCTCATCAGACAAATGGTCTTTTAGTGGCCACCAAGAGCTTGCGCCGAAACCTTGACAGGCAACGGTAATCCAAGGCTTACCTTGTTTATCTTTTTTCCGGACGAAGCCGCCGTCCCACGGTGGATTTTTAGCTTCATTGGGTTCTCCATGATAATACACAACTACCTTATCAGTAGATTTTTGCGTTAAAACAACCGGAAAATGTACCCACACAGCACCGTACTTACGCCCATAGGTTAATAGCTGATTGTTCCAAACAATACTATCTATGACTAACTGAGGAAATAAATCTATTTGCAACCATTCAAAATTTTCAACAACCGAAAAATAAATTTCATTTTTACCTATAATATCTTTTCCTTCAATATTGGGTTGAATGGTAAGGTCGTAGAAATGAACGTCATAGCAAGTTCTATATGGAGTTAATGTTCCACGTAAAGAATCTGGATTTTGAAGAATGTTAGGGGGAAAATGTGTTTGGGCAATAATCTCTTTGGTATCTAAGCAACATAAGCAACTTAAAAACCATATTGTAAAAATTCTATTCTTCATGTTGCTGCACTAAGGCATTCACTTTTGTTTGTAAGTGATTGATTATTACATGGCTTGCAGTAGCACAACTTTCATTATTCGGGATGATAAAATCACAGAAATGTTTAACCGGCTCAATATATTGGCGATACATTGGGTAAACGTGTTTTACATACTGGCTTAAGGTATTTTCTATAGAATATCCCCGTTCGTGCAGGTCTCGCTGGGCACGGCGGAAAATCTTAATCGGCTCTTCTGCCTCCACAAATATTTTTAAATCAACTAAATTTCTGGTTTGTGGAAGGTACATGACAAATAAACCTTCTACGATAATGATAGGTGCCGGATGATATTCTACTGTACTCGGTGCTTTTTGGGGATTATTAAAATGATATTCTCGAATTTTAACGCTTTGACCTTCAATGAGTAGTTTTAAATGGTCATGAAAAAGGTCTAAGTTTAAGGCATTAGGGTGGTCAAAGTTAATGGTTCCGTCTTCGTGTACTGTTTGTTGGTTTCTATCTTTATAATAGTTATCCTGCGAAACGAGCGTAAGTTCTTCGGAAGAAAACGCTGAACGCAATGATTTTAGTAGAAAAGTTTTTCCGCTGGCACTGCCGCCGGAAATGCCCACAAGATAAGGTTTAAAGTACATGATAATTAGATAACTGACTAATAAATAGATTAATAGCTTTTTTTCGATGTGATATTTGGTTTTTTTGTTCCGGGTTAAGTTCTGCTAATGTTTGTTGTATATTGGTAGGGATAAATATTGGGTCATAGCCGAAGCCGAATTTTCCGGCAGATTTTTCAGCAATTGTTCCGGTTAAGATTCCTTCTACCCAAAATTCGGTCTGTTTTGAGGGGTGGTAAAATGCAATAACTGTTTTAAACTGTGCTGTTCGGTTTGTTTTGTGCAGCATTTCGGTTAGTACTTTTTGGGTATTCGCCTCTGAGGTAGCTTCAGCAGAATATCTGGCAGAATAAACGCCGGGTTTACCATCTAAGGCACTTATTTCAAGGCCGGTATCATCAGCGAAGCACGGAAAACCGGTTTGTATTGCATAGCTTTTAGCCTTCAGCAGCGCATTCTCTACTAAAGTGCTTCCGGTTTCTGCCACCTCCAAAATACCTTGAAAGGAACTTAAACCTAAAACTTCAACATCGGGCAGCATTGCCGAAATCTCCGCTAACTTGTGTGCGTTATAGCTCCCAAAAACAAGTTTCATTTTTGATTCTTGGAAGGTGCTATTTTAAAATCAAGGACTAAGTTTTTTCTCCCCAATAACATTCTGCGAACTTTGCCGGCTTCATCTATCTGAAAAATCAAACCCGCTTGAATACTGCCTATTGTCATGATTGTATCTGAAACCATTTTGGGGATGTTTAAATCATAGTTGGTATTTGGAATTTTACTTTTTTCGGATGCAGGAATATTGATTTTTCGGTTAATCCCGTGCTCTGTTCCCAGCATTAAAAATATTCCGGCCATTTGATACTGAAATTTTTGTGAAGTATCCGTAGGCATCCATTGAATTTTGATTTTACTTACCGGCGGCAATAATTTTCCCGGTTGCCAAAGAGAATCATTTACAAAAAATTGCATTTTGCCCGAGAGTGGGTCTTCTTTTGCATATTTTTCAAATTCTGCTTTTGACGACTGGGCGAATGCACAAAGTTGCGCCCAAAACAGCCCACAAACAACCAGAAAACGCATATCTAATTTTACCACGAAATTAACAAAATTCGGCTTTATTTCGTGAATTATTCAAAAATTTAACCAGTTGTTTTCCGTTGAAAAGATGCGGCTGATTACGGTTAAATAATGATTCTTTTGTATCTTTGCTTTCTATGCAGAAAACGACTCTTTTTCTAATCCTAACCTTTCTGGTTATCTTTACTTTTTCTGAATCAGTTGCGTATGCACAGTCTTCGGTTTGTGGAACAGATGACCCCTATGAGTATTATCGGGGAACGAATACTACTTGGAACCCGGAAACTGACCCTAATGAAATCTTTTATCGGGCGTTTATAGATAGAAATTCTGAATTGTTAAACCCCTCATTTAAAGTAAATGCCGCTAATGCCAGAGTAATTCCGGTTGTTGTTCATGTTATTCATGATGAAGTTGCTGATGTTCCTTTTGATGAAAAAATTGGAGTAGAGCAGATTTTGAGTCAGTTTGATATATTAAATCAGGATTATCGCCGGATGCCCGGCAGCCGCGGCTTTGGTTCCGGAGCAGATATGGGCATTGAGTTCCAATTAGCAACAAAAGACCCGCAGGGAAATCCGCATTCAGGAATTAACTACCTAAGCTCACCCCTAACAGCTCATTCCAAAAATAATGATGCGAACCTTAAAAACCTGATTAAGTGGGATCAGACTAAATATCTGAATGTGTGGTTAGTAAAAAGTATGGAACCTGCCGGATATGCAACATTTCCTACTACGATATTCAACCCCAATGACGGAGTTGTAATCCTATCAACCCATTGGGGAGTAACCGGCTCTGGGACGGCACCGGGTAGGTCTGGTAGAACAGCCCCCCACGAATTTGGCCACTGGCTGAGTTTATTTCATAACTTCCAAGGCGGCTGCGGAACAAGTAACTGCAACACTTCCGGCGATAATGTGTGCGACACACCTCCTACCATAGAAAAAAGCGAAATTAAGGGTTCTAATCCCCGCCAAAACTCTTGTATTACCGATAACCCCGATCTTCCAGATAATTCCCGTAACTATATGGACTATTCCGGTGATGATTATGTAGATATGTTTACCGCCGGCCAGCGCACCCGCGCTATAGCTACACTAAATAACCCCGGTATGCCTCAACGCTACCAAATGACCACAGATGCAAACCACGAAGCAACCGGTATCGGCAAATATGCAAAACCAAAAGCATTGTTTTGGGTCTCTAACCAAAATCCCTGCATAAATACCGAAATTAAGTTTACAGACTATTCACAAGGGT
This sequence is a window from Bacteroidia bacterium. Protein-coding genes within it:
- the rlmB gene encoding 23S rRNA (guanosine(2251)-2'-O)-methyltransferase RlmB, which translates into the protein MELSKNSLLLIGFQAVYEAIAAGKTIEKLWIKNDLASEHWKNLKPLLQEHQIRWQAVPIEKLNQLTRKASHQGIVALISQITYVSFEDTIQNLLEAKKNPFIALLDGITDVRNVGAIARTCLGLGVDLLVLPQQYAVTITSDAIKTSSGALLHLPIARVSHILDAVYYLKQTGIQVVAISEKGKNQYFDQSYTVPTAIILGSEEKGISGRVLAESNLVVKIPMNHKIASLNVSVAAGIIIAEISRQRITIQSEF
- a CDS encoding 5'-nucleotidase C-terminal domain-containing protein, coding for MATAQKGLLAVLVSILLLTACVGSRNVTGYRPQLLNISGYTATDSAIVAIIAPYHAQLSTQMSRVIGESAKEMAREKVESALGNFVADLFLQEASQTFHISADASLLTIGGLRAPLPKGKITVGDIFELSPFENEMVLLSINGKILQQILDILATDQKAAVGNIRFIIQNQRAVNITVNGFPLEEQQTYQIITYDYLANGGDKLSPLIEAEKRQNLGITVRDLIIRHIERLQQEGKKIDANLDGRVQIR
- a CDS encoding PfkB family carbohydrate kinase — protein: MSLVVVGSVAFDAIETPYGKTDKIIGGAATFICFSASTFLRPIGLVSVVGGDYPQSALDMFREKGVDLVGLEIKPQEKSFFWSGKYNTDLNTRETLATELNVLATFQPKVPETHQNSDFLMLGNLTPDIQRSVIHQMKKRPKLIVMDTMNFWMDIALDSLLQTIREVDVLTINDEEARQLSGEYSLKKAARKILSMGPKYLIIKKGEHGALLFHENGLFYAPALPIEDVFDPTGAGDTFAGGFIGWLAKTGDLSFENFKRAVIYGSALASFCVEQFGTQRLETLTQPEVVQRAQEFANLVQFNL
- a CDS encoding polyphosphate kinase, whose amino-acid sequence is MPKSLEKIETKAPKDLNKAETKAETTKLAQELGELQAVLYAMQKHSLLIVLQGLDASGKDGAVKEVFAGINPMGCLVTPFKKPTEEELSHDFLWRVHKHTPARGMIQIFNRSHYEDVLITRVHGWIDNETTKKRFQYINSFEELLQERDTHILKFYLHISHEEQAQRFEERLVNPEKRWKYRPEDLLESKHWDKYRECYEEIFEKCSPEIPWHIVPSDQNWYKEYYIAKTIVEKLRSLKLEYPVM
- a CDS encoding cation transporter; its protein translation is MKLLISMLLSFSVVLATFAQKDKQSKNADRSETTFEVWGNCNMCKKTIEKAARIEGVKSAVWNKGTHKMHVIYHNSVTSPEKVQQAVAKSGYDTELYYGDEESYKNLHTCCQYKRKPKS
- a CDS encoding class I SAM-dependent methyltransferase — protein: MEIVKELSQERTSDIPENNVIHQRSMFAYEHAKSLIAGKDALDLGCGLAYGTSLMAENAKTLIGLDYDSEVVRHNSAKYASISQLSFKAAPVPPIPFPDNTFDFVTSFQFIEHLHERLKLIQEIKRVLKPGGMMMLTTPNILKSNARNPFHVHEYTFAEMRQEVASVFNEFTLKGLKGNEKINRYMEENGKWVRQILQFDILGLHKRIPASWLIVPYNFMTRLMRKKLATQNTDTAQITTADYFLSENQLDTAYDIYVFASK
- a CDS encoding HAD family phosphatase, with product MSQLIENIIFDLGGVLYAVDYQRTRDYFAPYALYTQTAQSPVFDLFETGQLSENEFTKRLQQEYNLPFSADKIIDGWNAMLLGLIPERIDIIKKLRQKYRLFLLSNTNEIHYRFIFEECNPLFNLFERCYFSHHLQLRKPNAEIFEYVLQENNLSRSNTLFIDDSPQHIEAARTLNLHTHFFQQESDFLALMNQLNTAKNIVT
- a CDS encoding M1 family metallopeptidase, translating into MKNRIFTIWFLSCLCCLDTKEIIAQTHFPPNILQNPDSLRGTLTPYRTCYDVHFYDLTIQPNIEGKDIIGKNEIYFSVVENFEWLQIDLFPQLVIDSIVWNNQLLTYGRKYGAVWVHFPVVLTQKSTDKVVVYYHGEPNEAKNPPWDGGFVRKKDKQGKPWITVACQGFGASSWWPLKDHLSDEPDSQRITIRVPNGITAVSNGVLRSVLYVENNLTEFEWFVSYPINSYSVSLNIAYYEHFSDTFWNTSGVKQLDYYVLPENLEKAKNHFQQVKTMLRCFEKYFGEYPFWRDGYCLVETPYWGMEHQTAIAYGNKFKNNYWGFDYIIIHESGHEWFGNSISMQDNCDMWIHESFTTYSEALFMECTKGYEESVDYLLSERLMIENTEPILGPPGINYDAWKSADMYYKGAWMLHTIRNIIKNDSLWFATIKLFCEQFKYSNTNTEQVIRFFNNQLKKDLTKVFSQFLKYKYLPVLAYGTKKKKDYCELTFYWIADVSEFDMPVDISWGTDHVKRIFPTPAKQTILLPLEALNKISVYDRSFLVNTKLLNAK
- the udk gene encoding uridine kinase produces the protein MYFKPYLVGISGGSASGKTFLLKSLRSAFSSEELTLVSQDNYYKDRNQQTVHEDGTINFDHPNALNLDLFHDHLKLLIEGQSVKIREYHFNNPQKAPSTVEYHPAPIIIVEGLFVMYLPQTRNLVDLKIFVEAEEPIKIFRRAQRDLHERGYSIENTLSQYVKHVYPMYRQYIEPVKHFCDFIIPNNESCATASHVIINHLQTKVNALVQQHEE
- the rdgB gene encoding RdgB/HAM1 family non-canonical purine NTP pyrophosphatase is translated as MKLVFGSYNAHKLAEISAMLPDVEVLGLSSFQGILEVAETGSTLVENALLKAKSYAIQTGFPCFADDTGLEISALDGKPGVYSARYSAEATSEANTQKVLTEMLHKTNRTAQFKTVIAFYHPSKQTEFWVEGILTGTIAEKSAGKFGFGYDPIFIPTNIQQTLAELNPEQKNQISHRKKAINLFISQLSNYHVL
- a CDS encoding T9SS type A sorting domain-containing protein: MQKTTLFLILTFLVIFTFSESVAYAQSSVCGTDDPYEYYRGTNTTWNPETDPNEIFYRAFIDRNSELLNPSFKVNAANARVIPVVVHVIHDEVADVPFDEKIGVEQILSQFDILNQDYRRMPGSRGFGSGADMGIEFQLATKDPQGNPHSGINYLSSPLTAHSKNNDANLKNLIKWDQTKYLNVWLVKSMEPAGYATFPTTIFNPNDGVVILSTHWGVTGSGTAPGRSGRTAPHEFGHWLSLFHNFQGGCGTSNCNTSGDNVCDTPPTIEKSEIKGSNPRQNSCITDNPDLPDNSRNYMDYSGDDYVDMFTAGQRTRAIATLNNPGMPQRYQMTTDANHEATGIGKYAKPKALFWVSNQNPCINTEIKFTDYSQGYPDHWEWSFPGGTPTTSNVQEPTVYYTQPGTYEVSLRVANITDTSTLFVRTGFITVSDTSYTLPFTEDFEAAVFPPRHWKLDNPDFAWPGSVKWDRWTYESGFNQSTACVRMACANYPSMGQRDGLITPSLNFTGVAHPKLSFSLAYNTMYFERLAASGSDPISYFYDYNDTLAVYASEDCGQTYQRVFYKGGTDLKTTSRNSYNGLIFSQLAQDEWKKFEIDLTPFANKTNVQFRIETINGYGNHVYLDDLHIFADTASVSRESAMNQLTAQVFPNPNNGLMYITTETQSQEEITVSVWDVHGKNLKTIQYKPVSKQTVSLNLHEENLIPGIYLLKIQQRERVFSQKILIQ